In Streptomyces seoulensis, the following are encoded in one genomic region:
- a CDS encoding geranylgeranyl reductase family protein, translating to MSGENTSAEDERRVWDVVVVGAGPAGASAAYAAAVAGRRVLILEKAELPRYKTCGGGIIGPSRDALPPGFELPFRDRVHAVTFSHNGRFTRTRRSRQMLFGLINRPEFDQRLVEHAQKAGAEVRTGVTVQRVEQHGSAVPDRRTVAVVLQNGETVLAHAVVGADGSASRIGAHVGVKLDQVDLGLEAEIPVPDTVAEDWQGRVLIDWGPLPGSYGWVFPKGDTLTVGVISARGEGAATKRYLEDFIARLGLAGFEPSISSGHLTRCRADDSPLSRGRVLVCGDAAGLLEPWTREGISFALRSGRLAGEWAVRIAEAHDAVDTRRQALNYAFAIKAGLGVEMSVGKRLLAAFERRPGVFHAGITGFRPAWKAFRDITTGATTLGEMVRSRPLAQRALAALDRGRTVPENRPEQEEQPERPEQGDTVSP from the coding sequence GTGAGCGGCGAGAACACTTCGGCGGAGGATGAGCGGCGGGTCTGGGACGTCGTCGTGGTCGGCGCGGGACCCGCGGGCGCCTCGGCGGCCTACGCGGCGGCCGTCGCCGGCCGCCGGGTGCTGATCCTGGAGAAGGCGGAACTGCCCCGCTACAAGACGTGCGGCGGCGGCATCATCGGCCCCTCCCGCGACGCGCTCCCGCCCGGCTTCGAACTCCCCTTCAGAGACCGGGTGCACGCCGTCACCTTCTCCCACAACGGCCGCTTCACCCGGACCCGCCGCTCCCGGCAGATGCTGTTCGGGCTGATCAACCGGCCCGAGTTCGACCAGCGGCTGGTGGAGCACGCCCAGAAGGCGGGCGCCGAGGTGCGCACCGGCGTCACCGTGCAGCGCGTCGAGCAGCACGGCTCGGCCGTCCCCGACCGGCGCACCGTCGCCGTGGTCCTGCAGAACGGCGAGACGGTACTGGCCCACGCGGTCGTCGGCGCGGACGGCAGCGCCAGCCGCATAGGAGCCCATGTCGGGGTCAAGCTCGACCAGGTCGACCTCGGCCTGGAGGCCGAGATCCCGGTGCCGGACACCGTCGCCGAGGACTGGCAGGGCCGCGTCCTCATCGACTGGGGCCCGCTGCCCGGCAGTTACGGCTGGGTCTTCCCCAAGGGCGACACGCTCACCGTCGGCGTGATCTCCGCGCGCGGCGAAGGGGCCGCCACCAAGCGGTACTTGGAGGACTTCATCGCCCGGCTGGGCCTCGCCGGCTTCGAACCGAGCATCTCCTCCGGGCACTTGACCCGCTGCCGCGCCGACGACTCCCCGCTCTCCCGCGGCCGGGTGCTGGTCTGCGGGGACGCGGCCGGTCTGCTGGAGCCCTGGACCCGTGAGGGCATCTCCTTCGCGCTGCGCTCCGGGCGCCTGGCGGGTGAGTGGGCGGTACGGATCGCCGAGGCCCACGACGCGGTCGACACCCGCCGGCAGGCCCTGAACTACGCCTTCGCCATCAAGGCGGGGCTCGGCGTGGAGATGAGCGTCGGCAAGCGGCTGCTGGCCGCCTTCGAGCGCCGTCCCGGTGTCTTCCACGCCGGGATCACCGGGTTCCGGCCCGCGTGGAAGGCGTTCCGGGACATCACCACCGGTGCGACGACGCTGGGGGAGATGGTCAGGTCCCGTCCGCTCGCCCAGCGGGCGCTGGCCGCGCTGGACCGGGGGCGGACCGTGCCGGAGAACCGGCCGGAGCAGGAGGAACAGCCGGAGCGCCCGGAGCAGGGGGACACCGTCAGTCCGTGA
- a CDS encoding dipeptidase, with the protein MSSNPVAETVASLMPRAKAELAELVAFRSVADFEQFPKSESEGAANWIADALTAEGFTDVALLDTPDGTQSVYGYLPGPEGAKTVLLYAHYDVQPPLDEAGWTTPPFELTERDGRWYGRGAADCKGGLIMHLLALRALKANGGVPVNVKVIAEGSEEQGTGGLERYAEAHPELLTADTIVIGDTGNFRVGLPTATTTLRGMTMLRVQVDTLAGNLHSGQFGGAAPDALAALIRLLDSLRAEDGSTTVDGLTADARWEGLEYGEEQFRSDAKVLDGVELIGDGSVADRLWARPAVTVVGIDCPPVVGATPSVQAAARAQISLRVPPGVDAAEATKLLTAHLEAHAPWGARVSVEQVGQGQPFRADTTSPAYQAMADAMAAAYPGETMQYAGQGGSIPLCNTLAGLYPDAEILLIGLSEPEAQIHAVNESVSPEELERLSVAEALFLNKYAAN; encoded by the coding sequence ATGTCGTCGAATCCGGTCGCCGAGACCGTCGCCTCGCTGATGCCCCGCGCCAAGGCGGAGCTGGCCGAGCTGGTCGCCTTCAGGTCGGTGGCGGACTTCGAGCAGTTCCCGAAGAGCGAGAGCGAGGGCGCCGCGAACTGGATCGCGGACGCGCTCACCGCCGAGGGCTTCACCGACGTGGCGCTCCTGGACACCCCCGACGGCACCCAGTCGGTGTACGGCTACCTGCCCGGCCCCGAGGGCGCGAAGACCGTGCTGCTCTACGCCCACTACGACGTGCAGCCCCCGCTGGACGAGGCCGGCTGGACCACGCCCCCGTTCGAGCTGACCGAGCGGGACGGCCGCTGGTACGGGCGCGGCGCGGCCGACTGCAAGGGCGGCCTGATCATGCACCTGCTGGCGCTGCGCGCGCTGAAGGCGAACGGCGGGGTGCCGGTCAACGTCAAGGTGATCGCGGAGGGTTCGGAGGAGCAGGGCACGGGCGGCCTGGAGCGGTACGCGGAGGCGCACCCCGAGCTGCTGACGGCGGACACCATCGTGATCGGCGACACCGGCAACTTCCGGGTGGGCCTGCCGACGGCGACCACCACTCTGCGCGGTATGACGATGCTCCGGGTCCAGGTCGACACCCTGGCCGGGAACCTGCACTCGGGCCAGTTCGGCGGCGCCGCCCCGGACGCGCTCGCGGCGCTGATCCGTCTGCTGGACTCGCTGCGCGCCGAGGACGGTTCGACCACGGTGGACGGCCTCACGGCCGACGCCCGCTGGGAGGGCCTGGAGTACGGCGAGGAGCAGTTCCGCTCGGACGCCAAGGTGCTGGACGGCGTGGAGCTGATCGGTGACGGTTCGGTGGCCGACCGCCTGTGGGCGCGTCCGGCCGTGACGGTCGTCGGCATCGACTGCCCGCCGGTCGTGGGCGCCACCCCGTCCGTGCAGGCCGCCGCCCGGGCGCAGATCAGCCTCCGGGTGCCGCCGGGCGTGGACGCCGCCGAGGCGACCAAGCTGCTCACCGCCCACCTGGAGGCCCACGCGCCGTGGGGCGCGCGGGTGAGCGTCGAGCAGGTCGGCCAGGGCCAGCCCTTCCGCGCCGACACCACGAGCCCCGCCTACCAGGCGATGGCCGACGCGATGGCGGCCGCCTACCCCGGCGAGACCATGCAGTACGCGGGCCAGGGCGGCTCGATCCCGCTCTGCAACACCCTCGCCGGTCTCTACCCCGACGCCGAGATCCTGCTCATCGGCCTGAGCGAGCCCGAGGCCCAGATCCACGCGGTCAACGAGAGCGTCTCCCCCGAGGAGCTGGAGCGCCTCTCGGTCGCGGAGGCCCTGTTCCTGAACAAGTACGCGGCGAACTGA
- a CDS encoding NUDIX hydrolase: MTVVWINGAFGAGKTTTARELIELIPNSTIFDPELIGAALPRLLPAKRLAEVDDFQNLPIWRRLVIDTAAALHAELGGTLVVPMTLLRQEYRDEIFGGLAARRISVRHLLLAPAETILRQRIAGREPSPGVPDAEMRERQWAYDHIEPYRAALASWLTADAYPVDTSGLTPYQSAVRITEAVGSGAARPCEIVQTPEPAGETLAAGVLLFDAEDRVLLVDPTYKPGWEFPGGVVERGEAPARAGMREVAEEVGIRLREVPRLLVVDWERPAPPGHGGLRLLFDGGRLAPDEAARVLLPGPELRAWRFATEREAATMLPPVRYERLRWALRARERGAALYLEAGVPVG, translated from the coding sequence GTGACCGTCGTCTGGATCAACGGCGCGTTCGGTGCGGGCAAGACCACGACCGCACGGGAATTGATCGAACTGATCCCGAACAGCACGATCTTCGACCCCGAGCTGATCGGCGCCGCGCTCCCGCGCCTGCTGCCGGCCAAGCGCCTCGCCGAGGTCGACGACTTCCAGAACCTGCCGATCTGGCGCCGCCTGGTGATCGACACCGCCGCCGCGCTCCACGCCGAGCTGGGCGGGACCCTGGTGGTCCCCATGACCCTGCTGCGCCAGGAGTACCGCGACGAGATCTTCGGCGGCCTCGCCGCCCGCCGGATCTCCGTGCGCCATCTGCTGCTCGCCCCGGCCGAAACGATTTTGCGCCAGCGGATCGCCGGGCGGGAGCCCTCGCCGGGCGTTCCGGACGCCGAGATGCGCGAGCGGCAGTGGGCCTACGACCACATCGAGCCCTACCGCGCGGCCCTCGCCTCCTGGCTCACGGCCGACGCGTACCCCGTCGACACCAGCGGGCTCACGCCGTACCAGAGCGCCGTCCGGATCACCGAGGCCGTGGGGAGCGGGGCGGCCCGGCCGTGCGAGATCGTGCAGACGCCCGAGCCGGCCGGGGAGACGCTGGCCGCCGGGGTGCTGCTCTTCGACGCGGAGGACCGGGTGCTGCTGGTCGACCCGACCTACAAGCCGGGCTGGGAGTTCCCCGGCGGGGTGGTCGAGCGGGGGGAGGCCCCGGCCCGCGCCGGGATGCGCGAGGTCGCCGAGGAGGTCGGCATCCGGCTGCGCGAGGTGCCCCGCCTGCTGGTGGTCGACTGGGAGCGTCCCGCCCCGCCCGGCCACGGCGGACTCCGCCTGCTCTTCGACGGCGGCCGCCTCGCCCCCGACGAGGCCGCCCGTGTGCTGCTGCCCGGCCCCGAACTGCGCGCCTGGCGCTTCGCCACCGAACGCGAGGCCGCCACCATGCTCCCCCCGGTCCGCTACGAACGCCTCCGCTGGGCGCTGAGAGCCCGCGAACGCGGCGCGGCGCTGTACCTGGAGGCGGGGGTGCCGGTGGGCTGA
- a CDS encoding NPCBM/NEW2 domain-containing protein encodes MRHPRPRTHRIRTAALLLTTLLSTGGLAAPATAAPPPRAPAEGLAPTPPMGFNNWNSTHCRAEFNEDMVKGIADLFVTKGLKDAGYQYVNLDDCWALPQRNADGKLVPDPARFPHGISAVADYVHAKGLKLGIYTSAGTKTCDGAGFPGALGHEESDARQFADWGVDYLKYDNCNNQGVDAQQRYRTMRDALRATGRPIVYSICEWGENKPWEWAAGVGQLWRTTGDISDSWGSMLSILKQNLPLAPYAGPGHWNDPDMLEVGNGGMTDTEYRSHFSLWSVMAAPLLIGTDLRTASPATLDILGNKEVIAVDQDPLGKQGTVISSEAGRWVVAKEMADGSRAVALFNESGTAQRVATSAAAVGLPRAAGYTQRDLWQHRDTNTAGTIAATVPAHGTVLLRVSADGHWAEHPPAVELGLDEAPFVERDTPATLTTTVTGLGRTPAREVSAALTGPEGWTVRALSPATRASLPNGGSLRTRWRVTAPPGTPVGSYVLSLRVRYRSPAGERVTSELPVSASVVVPPPAGTSYLSDLPWLSAVSGWGPVERDTSNGEDAAGDGSPLTIGSTVYAKGLGVHAVSEVAYYTGRHCSTVTAEVGVDDEKGAKGSVAFEIWADGVKAASTGVLTNADPAEPLSADVSGARVVRLVVTDGGDGIDSDHADWADARLGC; translated from the coding sequence ATGCGTCACCCTCGTCCCCGCACGCACCGCATCCGAACAGCCGCACTGCTCCTGACGACCCTGCTGAGCACGGGCGGTCTCGCCGCCCCTGCCACGGCCGCGCCCCCTCCCCGGGCCCCCGCCGAGGGCCTGGCGCCCACCCCGCCGATGGGCTTCAACAACTGGAACTCCACGCACTGCCGGGCCGAGTTCAACGAGGACATGGTCAAGGGCATCGCCGACCTCTTCGTGACCAAGGGCCTCAAGGACGCGGGGTACCAGTACGTCAACCTCGACGACTGCTGGGCACTCCCCCAGCGGAACGCCGACGGCAAGCTCGTCCCGGACCCGGCCCGCTTCCCGCACGGCATCTCGGCGGTCGCGGACTATGTGCACGCCAAGGGCCTCAAACTCGGCATCTACACCAGCGCGGGCACCAAGACCTGCGACGGCGCGGGCTTCCCGGGCGCGCTGGGCCACGAGGAGAGCGACGCCCGGCAGTTCGCCGACTGGGGCGTGGACTACCTGAAGTACGACAACTGCAACAACCAGGGCGTGGACGCCCAGCAGCGCTACCGCACCATGCGCGACGCCCTCAGGGCCACCGGGCGCCCGATCGTCTACAGCATCTGCGAGTGGGGCGAGAACAAGCCCTGGGAGTGGGCCGCCGGCGTGGGCCAGCTCTGGCGCACCACCGGCGACATCAGCGACAGCTGGGGCTCGATGCTTTCCATCCTCAAGCAGAACCTCCCCCTCGCCCCCTACGCCGGTCCCGGCCACTGGAACGACCCCGACATGCTGGAGGTCGGCAACGGCGGGATGACCGACACCGAGTACCGCTCCCACTTCTCGCTCTGGTCGGTCATGGCGGCGCCGCTGCTCATCGGCACCGATCTGCGCACCGCCTCCCCCGCCACCCTGGACATCCTGGGCAACAAGGAGGTCATCGCGGTCGACCAGGACCCGCTGGGCAAGCAGGGCACGGTGATCTCCAGCGAGGCGGGGCGCTGGGTGGTCGCCAAGGAGATGGCCGACGGCAGCCGCGCGGTAGCCCTGTTCAACGAGTCCGGGACCGCGCAGCGCGTCGCCACCAGCGCCGCCGCCGTGGGCCTGCCCCGCGCCGCCGGCTACACCCAGCGCGACCTCTGGCAGCACCGGGACACCAACACGGCCGGCACCATCGCGGCCACCGTCCCGGCCCACGGCACCGTGCTGCTCCGGGTGTCGGCCGACGGCCACTGGGCGGAACACCCGCCCGCCGTCGAACTCGGCCTTGACGAGGCGCCGTTCGTCGAGCGGGACACCCCGGCCACGCTCACCACGACCGTCACCGGCCTGGGCCGCACCCCGGCCCGCGAGGTCTCGGCCGCGCTGACCGGCCCGGAGGGGTGGACCGTACGCGCCCTGTCCCCCGCCACCAGGGCGAGCCTCCCCAACGGGGGTTCCCTGCGCACCCGTTGGCGGGTGACCGCGCCGCCCGGTACGCCCGTCGGGTCGTACGTCCTCTCGCTGCGCGTGCGGTACCGCTCGCCCGCCGGGGAGCGGGTGACGAGTGAGCTGCCGGTGAGCGCGTCCGTGGTGGTGCCGCCGCCTGCCGGGACCTCGTACCTGAGCGACCTGCCGTGGCTCTCGGCGGTCAGCGGGTGGGGTCCGGTGGAGCGGGACACCAGCAACGGCGAGGACGCGGCGGGCGACGGCTCCCCGCTCACCATCGGCTCCACGGTGTACGCCAAGGGGCTCGGGGTGCACGCGGTCAGCGAGGTCGCGTACTACACCGGGCGGCACTGCTCGACGGTCACCGCCGAGGTGGGCGTGGACGACGAGAAGGGCGCGAAGGGCAGCGTGGCGTTCGAGATCTGGGCGGACGGGGTGAAGGCCGCCTCGACGGGCGTACTGACCAACGCCGATCCGGCCGAGCCGCTCAGCGCCGATGTCAGCGGCGCGCGGGTGGTGCGGCTGGTCGTCACCGACGGGGGCGACGGGATCGACTCCGACCACGCGGACTGGGCGGACGCCCGGCTTGGCTGCTGA
- a CDS encoding ROK family protein has protein sequence MHTDLVAALDIGGTKIAGALVDGHGRIQARTQRATPARQDGETVMQAVEQVLGDLAASPLWGRASVLGIGSAGPVDTSAGTVSPVNVPGWRGFPLVERVRAATGGLPVELIGDGVAITAAEHWQGAARGHDNALCMVVSTGVGGGLVLGGRLHPGPTGNAGHIGHISVDLDGEPCPCGARGCVEGLASGPNIARRALADGWLPGPDGDTSAAAVADAARRGDPVAVASFERAAQALAAGIAATATLVEIDIAVIGGGVGKAGDVLFAPLRKALADYATLSFVQRLTVVPAQMGTDAGLVGAAAAALALRPDTTAAGV, from the coding sequence ATGCACACCGACCTCGTGGCGGCCCTGGACATCGGCGGTACCAAGATCGCCGGTGCGCTGGTGGACGGCCATGGCCGGATTCAGGCGCGCACCCAGCGCGCGACGCCCGCGCGGCAGGATGGCGAAACGGTCATGCAGGCCGTCGAGCAGGTGCTCGGCGACCTCGCGGCCTCGCCGCTGTGGGGACGCGCCTCCGTGCTCGGCATCGGCAGCGCCGGTCCGGTGGACACCTCGGCGGGCACCGTGAGCCCGGTCAACGTGCCGGGCTGGCGCGGCTTCCCGCTGGTCGAGCGGGTACGCGCGGCCACCGGCGGCCTGCCGGTCGAGCTGATCGGCGACGGCGTCGCCATCACCGCCGCCGAACACTGGCAGGGCGCCGCGCGCGGCCATGACAACGCCCTCTGCATGGTGGTCTCCACCGGCGTCGGCGGTGGCCTGGTCCTCGGCGGCCGGCTGCACCCGGGCCCCACCGGCAACGCCGGTCACATCGGCCACATCAGCGTCGACCTGGACGGCGAGCCCTGCCCGTGCGGCGCGCGCGGCTGCGTGGAGGGCCTGGCCAGCGGCCCCAACATCGCCCGCCGCGCCCTGGCCGACGGCTGGCTGCCCGGCCCGGACGGCGACACCTCCGCCGCCGCCGTGGCGGACGCGGCCCGCCGGGGCGACCCGGTCGCCGTGGCCTCCTTCGAGCGGGCCGCGCAGGCCCTCGCGGCCGGGATCGCGGCGACCGCGACCCTGGTCGAGATCGACATCGCGGTGATCGGCGGCGGTGTCGGCAAGGCGGGCGACGTGCTCTTCGCCCCGCTACGCAAGGCCCTGGCGGACTACGCCACCCTCTCCTTCGTCCAGCGGCTCACCGTCGTGCCCGCCCAGATGGGCACCGACGCCGGCCTGGTCGGCGCCGCCGCGGCCGCGCTCGCCCTCCGGCCGGACACCACCGCCGCCGGAGTCTGA
- a CDS encoding LacI family DNA-binding transcriptional regulator: MPETTRRADRANGSRYGNRPTMKDVAARAGVGLKTVSRVVNGEPGVTPDTERRVREAIEALGFRRNDSARVLRKGRTASIGLVLEDLADPFYGPLSRAVEEVARAHGALLINGSSAEDPEREQELALALCARRVDGLVVIPAGDDHRYLEPEIRAGVATVFVDRPAGGIDADVVLSDNFGGARDGVAHLIAHGHRRIGFIGDMPRIHTAAERLRGYRAAMEDAGIPVAEGWMSLGATDPERVRRATEEMLSGPDRVTAVFTGNNRVTVTVIRVLAEYDRPVALVGFDDFELADLLQPGVTVVAQDAAALGRTAADRLFQRLDGAPGTPERLELPTRLITRGSGELPPAD, translated from the coding sequence GTGCCCGAGACCACCCGCCGAGCAGACCGCGCCAACGGCAGCCGTTACGGCAACCGGCCCACCATGAAGGACGTGGCCGCGCGGGCCGGGGTCGGCCTGAAGACGGTGTCCCGGGTGGTCAACGGCGAGCCGGGGGTCACTCCGGACACCGAGCGGCGGGTGCGGGAGGCGATCGAGGCGCTGGGCTTCCGGCGCAACGACAGCGCGCGGGTGCTGCGCAAGGGCCGTACCGCGAGCATCGGCCTGGTGCTGGAGGACCTCGCGGACCCGTTCTACGGGCCGCTCAGCCGGGCCGTCGAGGAGGTGGCCCGCGCGCACGGGGCGCTGCTGATCAACGGGTCCAGCGCGGAGGACCCGGAGCGGGAGCAGGAGCTGGCGCTCGCGCTGTGCGCGCGGCGGGTGGACGGTCTGGTGGTGATCCCGGCCGGGGACGACCACCGTTATCTGGAGCCGGAGATCCGGGCGGGCGTGGCCACGGTGTTCGTGGACCGGCCGGCCGGGGGCATCGACGCGGACGTGGTCCTGTCGGACAACTTCGGCGGCGCCCGTGACGGGGTCGCGCATCTGATCGCGCACGGCCACCGCCGGATCGGCTTCATCGGCGACATGCCCCGCATCCACACGGCCGCCGAGCGGCTGCGCGGCTACCGGGCGGCGATGGAAGACGCGGGGATACCGGTCGCGGAGGGCTGGATGTCGCTGGGGGCGACCGATCCGGAGCGGGTGCGGCGGGCCACCGAGGAGATGCTCTCCGGGCCCGACCGGGTCACCGCCGTCTTCACCGGCAACAACCGGGTGACGGTCACCGTGATCCGGGTCCTGGCCGAGTACGACCGGCCGGTCGCCCTCGTCGGGTTCGACGACTTCGAGCTGGCCGACCTGCTCCAGCCGGGCGTGACGGTGGTCGCGCAGGACGCGGCCGCGCTCGGCCGCACCGCCGCCGACCGCCTCTTCCAGCGCCTCGACGGCGCCCCCGGCACGCCGGAACGCCTGGAACTGCCGACCCGGCTGATCACGCGGGGCTCGGGCGAGCTGCCCCCGGCGGACTGA
- a CDS encoding DUF6986 family protein: MGRQERVRTSLGAGVGKEVDGLLAPVDAELALRYPGDPGTRQPVHTVYVPGDVFGAGTVREWGDRALAALDEHAPDADSFGAVLGLDGGLAGPVYERVRAKLEREPVEDLRVDFEDGYGHRPDAEEDEHAARAARLLAEDSPPYLGVRVKCMEAGVRERGVRTLDVFLTGLLAAGGLPEGLNLTLPKVTYAEQVAAFAHVLDAFERVHGLESGRLGFEIQIETSQAILATDGTATVARMIQAAGGRATGLHYGTFDYSAALGVSAAHQAPDHPAADHAKAVMQVAAAGTGVRVSDGSTNVLPVGPTAQVHDAWRLHHRLTRRALARAYHQGWDMHPGHLPTRYAAVFAFYREGFAQAAARLAAYTARAQGDVLDEPATARALSGYLLRGLHCGALDSAEVTAASGLSRAELENLAALRPQ, translated from the coding sequence ATGGGTCGGCAGGAGCGGGTGCGGACGAGTCTCGGCGCGGGGGTCGGCAAGGAGGTCGACGGGCTTCTCGCGCCTGTCGACGCCGAGTTGGCGCTCCGTTATCCCGGCGATCCCGGCACACGTCAGCCCGTGCACACCGTGTATGTGCCGGGAGACGTGTTCGGCGCCGGGACCGTGCGCGAGTGGGGTGACCGGGCGCTCGCCGCGCTCGACGAACACGCCCCGGACGCGGACTCGTTCGGGGCCGTGCTCGGGCTGGACGGGGGACTCGCCGGGCCGGTGTACGAGCGGGTCCGGGCCAAGCTGGAGCGCGAGCCCGTGGAAGACCTGCGGGTCGATTTCGAGGACGGGTACGGGCACCGCCCGGACGCCGAGGAGGACGAGCACGCCGCCCGCGCCGCCCGGCTGCTCGCCGAGGACTCGCCCCCGTACCTCGGGGTGCGGGTGAAGTGCATGGAGGCGGGGGTGCGCGAGCGGGGCGTCCGTACCCTCGACGTCTTCCTCACCGGGCTGCTGGCGGCCGGCGGACTGCCCGAGGGGCTGAACCTGACCCTGCCGAAGGTGACGTACGCCGAGCAGGTCGCGGCGTTCGCGCATGTGCTGGACGCCTTCGAGCGGGTGCACGGGCTGGAGTCCGGGCGGCTCGGCTTCGAGATCCAGATCGAGACCAGCCAGGCGATCCTCGCCACGGACGGCACCGCCACCGTCGCCCGCATGATCCAGGCGGCCGGAGGGCGGGCCACCGGACTGCACTACGGCACCTTCGACTACAGCGCCGCCCTCGGCGTCTCCGCCGCCCACCAGGCCCCCGACCACCCCGCAGCCGACCACGCCAAGGCGGTGATGCAGGTCGCGGCCGCCGGCACCGGCGTACGCGTCTCGGACGGCTCCACCAACGTGCTGCCGGTCGGACCCACCGCGCAGGTCCACGACGCCTGGCGGCTGCACCACCGGCTCACCCGTCGCGCCCTGGCCCGCGCCTACCACCAGGGCTGGGACATGCACCCCGGCCATCTCCCGACCCGGTACGCGGCCGTCTTCGCCTTCTACCGCGAGGGGTTCGCCCAGGCCGCCGCCCGCCTCGCCGCCTACACCGCCCGCGCCCAGGGCGACGTGCTGGACGAGCCCGCCACCGCACGGGCGCTGAGCGGCTACCTGCTGAGGGGCCTGCACTGCGGCGCCCTGGACAGCGCCGAGGTGACGGCCGCGAGCGGGCTCAGCCGGGCCGAACTGGAGAACCTGGCCGCCCTCAGGCCCCAGTAG
- a CDS encoding electron transfer flavoprotein subunit alpha/FixB family protein yields MAEVLVYVDHVDGAVRKPTLELLTLARRIGEPVAVALGNGAADTVAALAEHGAVKVLTDDASEYADYLVVPKVDALQAAVEAVSPAAVLVPSSAEGKEIAARLALRIGSGLITDAVDIEAGAEGPVATQSVFAASYTTKSQVTKGVPVITVKPNSAAVEAAPAAGAAEALSVTFSDKATGTKVTGRTPRESTGRPELTEAAIVVSGGRGVNGADNFALIEALADSLGAAVGASRAAVDAGWYPHTNQVGQTGKSVSPQLYIANGISGAIQHRAGMQTSKTIVAVNKDPEAPIFDLVDYGVVGDLFEVVPQLTEEVKTRKG; encoded by the coding sequence ATGGCTGAAGTCCTCGTCTACGTCGACCACGTGGACGGTGCCGTCCGCAAGCCCACCCTGGAGCTGCTGACGCTGGCCCGCCGCATCGGCGAGCCCGTCGCCGTCGCCCTGGGCAACGGCGCCGCCGACACCGTCGCCGCCCTCGCCGAGCACGGCGCGGTGAAGGTACTCACCGACGACGCGTCCGAGTACGCCGACTACCTGGTCGTCCCCAAGGTCGACGCGCTCCAGGCCGCCGTCGAGGCCGTCTCCCCGGCCGCCGTGCTGGTCCCGTCCTCCGCCGAGGGCAAGGAGATCGCCGCCCGTCTGGCGCTGCGCATCGGCTCCGGTCTGATCACCGACGCCGTCGACATCGAGGCCGGGGCCGAGGGTCCCGTCGCCACCCAGTCGGTGTTCGCCGCGTCGTACACCACCAAGTCCCAGGTCACCAAGGGCGTCCCGGTCATCACGGTCAAGCCGAACTCGGCCGCCGTGGAGGCCGCCCCGGCCGCCGGTGCCGCCGAGGCGCTGTCGGTGACCTTCTCGGACAAGGCGACCGGCACCAAGGTCACCGGCCGCACCCCGCGCGAGTCGACGGGCCGCCCGGAGCTGACCGAGGCCGCGATCGTGGTCTCCGGTGGCCGTGGCGTCAACGGCGCGGACAACTTCGCGCTGATCGAGGCCCTCGCCGACTCGCTCGGCGCCGCTGTCGGCGCCTCGCGTGCCGCCGTGGACGCCGGCTGGTACCCGCACACCAACCAGGTCGGCCAGACCGGCAAGTCGGTCTCGCCGCAGCTGTACATCGCCAACGGCATCTCCGGCGCGATCCAGCACCGCGCGGGCATGCAGACGTCGAAGACGATCGTCGCGGTCAACAAGGACCCCGAGGCCCCGATCTTCGACCTGGTCGACTACGGCGTGGTCGGCGACCTCTTCGAGGTCGTCCCCCAGCTCACCGAGGAAGTCAAGACCCGCAAGGGCTGA
- a CDS encoding electron transfer flavoprotein subunit beta/FixA family protein, translating into MSLRIVVTVKYVPDATGDRHFADDLTVDRDDVDGLLSELDEYAVEQALQIADEADDAEVTVLTVGPEDAKDALRKALSMGADKAIHVEDDDLHGTDALGTSLVLAKAIEKAGFDLVISGMASTDGTMGVVPALVAERLGVPQVTLLSEVSVEDGTVKGRRDGDAASEQLEASLPAVISVTDQSGEARYPSFKGIMAAKKKPVESWDLSDLDIEAEEVGLEGAWTKVETATERPARTAGTIVKDEGEGGKQLAEYLAGQKFI; encoded by the coding sequence GTGAGCTTGAGGATCGTTGTCACTGTGAAGTACGTGCCCGACGCCACTGGCGACCGGCACTTCGCCGATGACCTGACCGTCGACCGCGACGACGTGGACGGTCTGCTCTCCGAACTCGACGAGTACGCGGTGGAGCAGGCTCTTCAGATCGCGGACGAGGCGGACGACGCCGAGGTCACCGTGCTGACCGTCGGCCCCGAGGACGCGAAGGACGCGCTGCGCAAGGCGCTCTCGATGGGTGCCGACAAGGCGATCCACGTCGAGGACGACGACCTGCACGGCACGGACGCGCTGGGCACCTCGCTGGTGCTGGCCAAGGCCATCGAGAAGGCCGGCTTCGACCTGGTGATCTCCGGCATGGCCTCCACCGACGGCACCATGGGTGTCGTCCCGGCGCTGGTCGCCGAGCGTCTCGGTGTGCCGCAGGTGACGCTGCTGTCCGAGGTCTCGGTCGAGGACGGCACCGTCAAGGGCCGCCGTGACGGCGACGCCGCCTCCGAGCAGCTGGAGGCTTCGCTGCCGGCCGTGATCTCCGTGACGGACCAGTCGGGCGAGGCGCGTTACCCCTCGTTCAAGGGCATCATGGCGGCCAAGAAGAAGCCGGTGGAGTCCTGGGACCTGTCCGACCTCGACATCGAGGCGGAGGAGGTCGGCCTCGAGGGCGCGTGGACCAAGGTCGAGACCGCGACCGAGCGCCCGGCGCGCACCGCGGGCACGATCGTCAAGGACGAGGGCGAGGGCGGCAAGCAGCTCGCCGAGTACCTCGCGGGCCAGAAGTTCATCTAA